From the genome of Porphyromonadaceae bacterium W3.11:
TGTCGCCTTGAGCATCTTACCTGGCAAGATGCCAGAGTATTCAGCTGCACGGCGGATGTAGGCTTCGGTATCGTTTTCGTTGTTTGGAGCCCAGCGGGTAATAATTGCCCGCAGGGTCGTCCGCTTGTGCTTAGTGATGTAAGTTCTGAGCGTTATCAGCAGAGCACGGTAACCGTACTCCAAGCTGATAAATTGCTCAAACTGCCTATCTGTACGCTCACCTGGAGGCACCTCACCACGCCAGCTATTGCCGATGCGGATATTGCCAGGGTTATTATTCCTTATGCCTCGAGGTACTCTCATTACATCACGCTATTGCCTCCTGTACGATGGCGTATACACCCTTCTTGTCGTTGCGGCGTTTTCCTCCACCTGCGCGAAGCAAGAAAGCATAGACATCACCATAGTAGAGAGGAGAATCCTCATCTCCAAACATTTTTACTTCTCCCAGTGCGCGCGATACATAGTCCTCGTGCCATGCAAGTACTCCAGCGTTGTCTGTCTTTGCAGGTGTTTTGGATAATGCGTACCCATTGTAGACGAGTGCAGTACTTCGCATCATGATCTTAAAGCCGTAAAGCTCGCCGACGATACCCTTCTTGACATCCACTGCTGAGAAAAATGCGGCAGACTCCTTGACGGTCAAGCTTTCGATGAACTGATCGTACATGATTGCATCCATCAATGCGTACCTCCCTTCCGCAGGGATTTCGTCCACATTCATCTTCGTAAAGACTTTCCGTAGGTCGTCCTTAGTGAACGCCTTACGTTTGCCTGTCGCCTCTGGGACATGAGCATCTACTTCCGCTCCTGATGTCTTCAGGATGCGCGTAGAATCACCGACAGGGGCCCATTTTTGGAGGATGCTTTCGTGAGTTTTGCGATGCAGCTCCTTTTTGTCACTGCTGATCACACTTTGTCGCTTGTCATAAGACAGCTGTACCGTATCTGCATTCGAGATGCGGATAGGATTAGTGGTAAACTCAGAAAGGTCGTACGTCACGTCGTAGTCCTTACGTTCCTCCACCTTGGCAGGCAATTCAGTTCTGTTTTCTACCACTCCGCTAGGAGCTCCTGCATTTGGGATGTGCACCGTCTTGTGGTCGACATACTCTGAGTCATCTCTGGACTTGCTCGCAAATGAGTCGTCAGGGTAAAGTCCCTCTTCGATATCTTTAAGCCAAATTTCTTTTTCTAAAGCCATAACTATTTGTTTTTATTATTACTACTTATCTTGGTTCGCGTCCGAAGCATTCCTTGAATTTCTCTCGGTACTCTTCGGGGTACTTCTCTTTGAGCTCCGCCAGCCTATTAGCCTTGTCGATTTCCGTCCAGCTCATGGTGAGGAGTCCGTCCTCCTTTTTGTCGGAGTTGTTGATTTGGTTAGCGATGGATGGTCGCTCGGGGAGTCCATTTATCATCGCTTTTGCTGCCTCATGATTGAGGGCAAA
Proteins encoded in this window:
- a CDS encoding structural protein P5; protein product: MRVPRGIRNNNPGNIRIGNSWRGEVPPGERTDRQFEQFISLEYGYRALLITLRTYITKHKRTTLRAIITRWAPNNENDTEAYIRRAAEYSGILPGKMLKATDKVELCKLAYAISRVENGRYVGDMALIERAWEMI